A genomic region of Castor canadensis chromosome 16, mCasCan1.hap1v2, whole genome shotgun sequence contains the following coding sequences:
- the Prr7 gene encoding proline-rich protein 7: MVMSQGTYTFLTCFAGFWLIWGLIVLLCCFCSFLRRRLKRRQEERLREQNLRALELEPLELEGSLAGSPPGLAPPPPPHRGRLEAPAHAHSHVHVHPLLHHGPAQPHAHSHPHHHPLPHPPPPHLSVPPRPWSYPRQAESDMSKPPCYEEAVLMAEPPPPYSEVLTDTRGLYRKIVTPFLSRRDSAEKQEQPPPSYKPLFLDRGYTSALHLPSAPRPAAPCPALCLQADRSRRVFPSWTDSELSSREPLEHGAWRLPVSIPLFGRTTAV; the protein is encoded by the exons ATGGTGATGTCCCAGGGCACCTACACGTTCCTCACGTGTTTCGCCGGCTTCTGGCTCATCTGGGGTCTCATCGTCCTGCTCTGCTGCTTCTGCAGCTTCCTGCGCCGTCGCCTCAAACGGCGCCAGGAGGAGCGACTGCGTGAGCAGAACCTGCGCGCCCTAGAGCTGGAACCCCTGGAGCTCGAGGGCAGCCTGGCCGGGAGTCCCCCGGGCCTGGCGCCGCCGCCACCACCGCACCGCGGCCGCCTGGAGGCGCCGGCGCACGCTCATTCGCACGTGCACGTGCACCCGTTGCTGCACCACGGGCCCGCGCAGCCGCACGCGCACTCGCACCCACACCACCACCCGCTGCCGCACCCACCTCCGCCCCACCTCTCGGTGCCACCCCGGCCCTGGAGCTACCCGCGCCAAG CGGAATCGGACATGTCTAAGCCACCATGTTACGAAGAGGCGGTGCTGATGGCCGAGCCGCCGCCCCCCTACAGCGAGGTGCTCACGGACACACGCGGCCTCTACCGCAAGATCGTCACGCCCTTTCTGAGCCGCCGCGACAGCGCGGAGAAACAGGAGCAGCCGCCTCCCAGCTACAAGCCGCTCTTCCTGGACCGGGGCTATACCTCGGCGCTGCACCTACCCAGTGCCCCACGGCCTGCGGCACCCTGCCCTGCCCTATGTCTGCAGGCTGACCGCAGCCGCCGGGTCTTCCCCAGCTGGACCGACTCAGAGCTTAGCAGCCGCGAGCCCCTGGAGCACGGAGCTTGGCGTCTGCCGGTCTCCATCCCCTTGTTCGGGAGGACTACAGCCGTATAG
- the Dbn1 gene encoding drebrin isoform X3 encodes MAGVSFSGHRLELLAAYEEVIREESAADWALYTYEDGSDDLKLAASGEGGLQELSGHFENQKVMYGFCSVRDSQAALPKYVLINWVGEDVPDARKCACASHVAKVAEFFQGVDVIVNASSVEDIDAGAIGQRLSNGLARLSSPVLHRLRLREDENAEPVGTTYQKTDAAVEMKRINREQFWEQAKKEEELRKEEERKKALDARLRFEQERMEQERQEQEERERRYREREQQIEEHRRKQQTLEAEEAKRRLKEQSIFGDQRDEEEETQMKKSESEVEEAAAIIAQRPDNPREFFKQQERVASASASSCDAPSPFNHRPGSHLDSHRRMAPTPIPTRSPSDSSTASTPVTEQIERALDEVTSSQPPPLPPPPPPAQDTQEPSPSLDSEETSKEARAAATPQAWADPMEEPPQAQEPSPGQGSPMEDLMVTESPEPAVLASPVEPGPADTTAADTSVADAHAADTIETDTATADTTVANSITPATASLIDLWPGNGEGASAPQAEPRAPTPPSGAEVTLAEVPLMDDVAQEPLPPASEGCANLLNFDELPEPPATFCDPEEEVEGEPLTVPQAPTLPSALEEVDQVPQQEQELEPEPHLLTNGETTQKEGTQASEGYFSQSQEDEFAQSEELCAKKSTSPAGMQTQYRKRRRASRVAISGGACPLAALAKAAHLRRPLARRPTAPAFAAAPPGTHSGFRPWPGTYPLPYPQGLTFTAFLSLFFKVDRRLVQLTGFPPVGS; translated from the exons ATGGCCGGCGTCAGCTTCAGCGGTCACCGCCTGGAGCTGCTGGCGGCGTACGAGGAGGTGATCCGGGAGGAGAGCGCGGCCGACtg ggCTCTGTACACTTATGAGGATGGCTCAGATGACCTCAAGCTTGCAGCATCAGGAG AAGGGGGCTTGCAGGAGCTTTCGGGCCACTTCGAGAACCAGAAGGTCATGTATGGCTTCTGCAGTGTCAGAGACTCCCAAGCTGCTCTGCCTAAATACGTGCTCATCAATTGG GTTGGTGAAGATGTGCCTGATGCCCGAAAGTGTGCTTGTGCCAGCCACGTGGCCAAGGTGGCTGAGTTCTTTCAG GGCGTTGACGTAATCGTGAATGCCAGCAGCGTGGAGGACATTGATGCAGGTGCCATCGGACAGCGGCTGTCCAACGGGCTAGCACGGCTGTCCAGCCCCGTGCTGCACCGCCTGCGGCTGCGGGAGGATGAGAACGCCGAGCCTGTG GGCACCACCTACCAGAAGACTGACGCAGCCGTGGAAATGAAACGGATTAACCGTGAGCAGTTCTGGGAGCAGGCCAAG AAAGAGGaagagctgaggaaggaggaggagcggAAGAAGGCCCTGGATGCCAGGCTCAGGTTTGAGCAGGAGCGGATGGAGCAGGAGCGACAGGAACAGGAGGAGCGTGAGCGGCGCTACCGAGAGAGGGAGCAGCAAATCGAGGAGCACAG gaggaagcagcaGACTCTAGAAGCAGAAGAGGCCAAGAGGCGGTTGAAGGAGCAGTCTATCTTT GGTGATCAACGGGATGAGGAGGAAGAGACCCAGATGAAGAAATCAGAAtcggaggtggag GAGGCAGCCGCCATCATTGCCCAGCGGCCTGACAACCCACGAGAGTTCTTTAAACAGCAAGAACGAGTTGCATCAGCCTCCGCCAGCAGCTGCGATGCACCTTCACCTTTCAACCACCGACCAG GCAGCCACCTGGACAGCCACCGGAGGATGgcacccacccccatccccacccgGAGCCCATCTGATTCCAGCACGGCCTCCACCCCTGTCACTGAGCAGATCGAGCGGGCCCTGGATGAGGTCACATCCTCACAGCctccaccactgccaccaccgcCCCCACCAGCTCAGG acacccaggagcccagCCCCAGCCTGGATAGTGAAGAGACCAGCAAGGAGGCCAGAGCAGCAGCAACCCCTCAGGCCTGGGCTGACCCCATGGAGGAGCCCCCTCAGGCACAGGAGCCTTCCCCAGGGCAAGGCAGCCCCATGGAGGACTTGATGGTCACGGAGTCTCCGGAGCCAGCTGTCCTGGCTTCCCCTGTGGAGCCTGGCCCTGCTGACACCACTGCAGCTGACACCTCAGTGGCTGATGCCCATGCAGCTGACACCATAGAAACCGACACTGCCACTGCTGACACCACTGTTGCCAACAGCATCACCCCTGCCACTGCCAGCCTCATTGACCTATGGCCTGGCAATGGGGAAGGGGCCTCAGCACCCCAGGCTGAGCCTAGAGCCCCCACACCACCCTCGGGTGCTGAGGTCACCCTGGCAGAGGTGCCTCTGATGGATGATGTGGCTCAGGAGCCACTGCCACCAGCAAGCGAAGGCTGTGCCAACCTTCTCAATTTTGATGAGCTGCCTGAGCCTCCAGCTACCTTCTGTGACCCAGAGGAGGAAGTAGAAGGGGAACCCCTGACTGTCCCCCAGGCCCCAACTCTGCCCTCAGCGCTGGAGGAGGTGGATCAGGTGCCACAGCAGGAGCAGGAGCTGGAGCCAGAACCCCACCTGCTGACTAATGGGGAGACCACCCAGAAGGAGGGGACCCAG GCCAGCGAAGGGTACTTCAGTCAATCACAGGAGGATGAGTTTGCCCAATCAGAAGAGCTGTGTGCAAAG AAATCGACATCACCTGCTGGGATGCAGACCCAGTACCGGAAGAGGAGGAGGGCTTCGAGGGTGGCGATTAGCGGCGGCGCCTGCCCTCTGGCTGCCCTCGCCAAGGCCGCCCACCTGCGCCGGCCTCTGGCCAGACGGCCCACAGCGCCTGCATTTGCAGCAGCTCCGCCTGGCACCCACTCTGGATTCCGGCCCTGGCCGGGGACTTATCCGCTTCCCTACCCGCAGGGCCTGACTTTTacagcttttctctctcttttttttaaagttgatagGAGACTTGTACAGTTGACTGGTTTTCCTCCCGTTGGTAGTTGA
- the Dbn1 gene encoding drebrin isoform X1: protein MAGVSFSGHRLELLAAYEEVIREESAADWALYTYEDGSDDLKLAASGEGGLQELSGHFENQKVMYGFCSVRDSQAALPKYVLINWVGEDVPDARKCACASHVAKVAEFFQGVDVIVNASSVEDIDAGAIGQRLSNGLARLSSPVLHRLRLREDENAEPVGTTYQKTDAAVEMKRINREQFWEQAKKEEELRKEEERKKALDARLRFEQERMEQERQEQEERERRYREREQQIEEHRRKQQTLEAEEAKRRLKEQSIFGDQRDEEEETQMKKSESEVEEAAAIIAQRPDNPREFFKQQERVASASASSCDAPSPFNHRPGRPYCPFIKASDSGPSSSSSSSSSPPRTPFPYITCHRTPNLSSSLPCSHLDSHRRMAPTPIPTRSPSDSSTASTPVTEQIERALDEVTSSQPPPLPPPPPPAQDTQEPSPSLDSEETSKEARAAATPQAWADPMEEPPQAQEPSPGQGSPMEDLMVTESPEPAVLASPVEPGPADTTAADTSVADAHAADTIETDTATADTTVANSITPATASLIDLWPGNGEGASAPQAEPRAPTPPSGAEVTLAEVPLMDDVAQEPLPPASEGCANLLNFDELPEPPATFCDPEEEVEGEPLTVPQAPTLPSALEEVDQVPQQEQELEPEPHLLTNGETTQKEGTQASEGYFSQSQEDEFAQSEELCAKAPPPVFYNKPPEIDITCWDADPVPEEEEGFEGGD from the exons ATGGCCGGCGTCAGCTTCAGCGGTCACCGCCTGGAGCTGCTGGCGGCGTACGAGGAGGTGATCCGGGAGGAGAGCGCGGCCGACtg ggCTCTGTACACTTATGAGGATGGCTCAGATGACCTCAAGCTTGCAGCATCAGGAG AAGGGGGCTTGCAGGAGCTTTCGGGCCACTTCGAGAACCAGAAGGTCATGTATGGCTTCTGCAGTGTCAGAGACTCCCAAGCTGCTCTGCCTAAATACGTGCTCATCAATTGG GTTGGTGAAGATGTGCCTGATGCCCGAAAGTGTGCTTGTGCCAGCCACGTGGCCAAGGTGGCTGAGTTCTTTCAG GGCGTTGACGTAATCGTGAATGCCAGCAGCGTGGAGGACATTGATGCAGGTGCCATCGGACAGCGGCTGTCCAACGGGCTAGCACGGCTGTCCAGCCCCGTGCTGCACCGCCTGCGGCTGCGGGAGGATGAGAACGCCGAGCCTGTG GGCACCACCTACCAGAAGACTGACGCAGCCGTGGAAATGAAACGGATTAACCGTGAGCAGTTCTGGGAGCAGGCCAAG AAAGAGGaagagctgaggaaggaggaggagcggAAGAAGGCCCTGGATGCCAGGCTCAGGTTTGAGCAGGAGCGGATGGAGCAGGAGCGACAGGAACAGGAGGAGCGTGAGCGGCGCTACCGAGAGAGGGAGCAGCAAATCGAGGAGCACAG gaggaagcagcaGACTCTAGAAGCAGAAGAGGCCAAGAGGCGGTTGAAGGAGCAGTCTATCTTT GGTGATCAACGGGATGAGGAGGAAGAGACCCAGATGAAGAAATCAGAAtcggaggtggag GAGGCAGCCGCCATCATTGCCCAGCGGCCTGACAACCCACGAGAGTTCTTTAAACAGCAAGAACGAGTTGCATCAGCCTCCGCCAGCAGCTGCGATGCACCTTCACCTTTCAACCACCGACCAG GTCGTCCGTACTGCCCTTTCATAAAGGCATCGGACAGTgggccttcctcctcctcctcttcctcctcttcccctccacGGACTCCCTTTCCCTATATCACCTGTCACCGCACCCCaaacctctcttcctccctcccat GCAGCCACCTGGACAGCCACCGGAGGATGgcacccacccccatccccacccgGAGCCCATCTGATTCCAGCACGGCCTCCACCCCTGTCACTGAGCAGATCGAGCGGGCCCTGGATGAGGTCACATCCTCACAGCctccaccactgccaccaccgcCCCCACCAGCTCAGG acacccaggagcccagCCCCAGCCTGGATAGTGAAGAGACCAGCAAGGAGGCCAGAGCAGCAGCAACCCCTCAGGCCTGGGCTGACCCCATGGAGGAGCCCCCTCAGGCACAGGAGCCTTCCCCAGGGCAAGGCAGCCCCATGGAGGACTTGATGGTCACGGAGTCTCCGGAGCCAGCTGTCCTGGCTTCCCCTGTGGAGCCTGGCCCTGCTGACACCACTGCAGCTGACACCTCAGTGGCTGATGCCCATGCAGCTGACACCATAGAAACCGACACTGCCACTGCTGACACCACTGTTGCCAACAGCATCACCCCTGCCACTGCCAGCCTCATTGACCTATGGCCTGGCAATGGGGAAGGGGCCTCAGCACCCCAGGCTGAGCCTAGAGCCCCCACACCACCCTCGGGTGCTGAGGTCACCCTGGCAGAGGTGCCTCTGATGGATGATGTGGCTCAGGAGCCACTGCCACCAGCAAGCGAAGGCTGTGCCAACCTTCTCAATTTTGATGAGCTGCCTGAGCCTCCAGCTACCTTCTGTGACCCAGAGGAGGAAGTAGAAGGGGAACCCCTGACTGTCCCCCAGGCCCCAACTCTGCCCTCAGCGCTGGAGGAGGTGGATCAGGTGCCACAGCAGGAGCAGGAGCTGGAGCCAGAACCCCACCTGCTGACTAATGGGGAGACCACCCAGAAGGAGGGGACCCAG GCCAGCGAAGGGTACTTCAGTCAATCACAGGAGGATGAGTTTGCCCAATCAGAAGAGCTGTGTGCAAAGGCTCCGCCTCCTGTGTTCTACAACAAGCCTCCAG AAATCGACATCACCTGCTGGGATGCAGACCCAGTACCGGAAGAGGAGGAGGGCTTCGAGGGTGGCGATTAG
- the Dbn1 gene encoding drebrin isoform X2, whose protein sequence is MAGVSFSGHRLELLAAYEEVIREESAADWALYTYEDGSDDLKLAASGEGGLQELSGHFENQKVMYGFCSVRDSQAALPKYVLINWVGEDVPDARKCACASHVAKVAEFFQGVDVIVNASSVEDIDAGAIGQRLSNGLARLSSPVLHRLRLREDENAEPVGTTYQKTDAAVEMKRINREQFWEQAKKEEELRKEEERKKALDARLRFEQERMEQERQEQEERERRYREREQQIEEHRRKQQTLEAEEAKRRLKEQSIFGDQRDEEEETQMKKSESEVEEAAAIIAQRPDNPREFFKQQERVASASASSCDAPSPFNHRPGSHLDSHRRMAPTPIPTRSPSDSSTASTPVTEQIERALDEVTSSQPPPLPPPPPPAQDTQEPSPSLDSEETSKEARAAATPQAWADPMEEPPQAQEPSPGQGSPMEDLMVTESPEPAVLASPVEPGPADTTAADTSVADAHAADTIETDTATADTTVANSITPATASLIDLWPGNGEGASAPQAEPRAPTPPSGAEVTLAEVPLMDDVAQEPLPPASEGCANLLNFDELPEPPATFCDPEEEVEGEPLTVPQAPTLPSALEEVDQVPQQEQELEPEPHLLTNGETTQKEGTQASEGYFSQSQEDEFAQSEELCAKAPPPVFYNKPPEIDITCWDADPVPEEEEGFEGGD, encoded by the exons ATGGCCGGCGTCAGCTTCAGCGGTCACCGCCTGGAGCTGCTGGCGGCGTACGAGGAGGTGATCCGGGAGGAGAGCGCGGCCGACtg ggCTCTGTACACTTATGAGGATGGCTCAGATGACCTCAAGCTTGCAGCATCAGGAG AAGGGGGCTTGCAGGAGCTTTCGGGCCACTTCGAGAACCAGAAGGTCATGTATGGCTTCTGCAGTGTCAGAGACTCCCAAGCTGCTCTGCCTAAATACGTGCTCATCAATTGG GTTGGTGAAGATGTGCCTGATGCCCGAAAGTGTGCTTGTGCCAGCCACGTGGCCAAGGTGGCTGAGTTCTTTCAG GGCGTTGACGTAATCGTGAATGCCAGCAGCGTGGAGGACATTGATGCAGGTGCCATCGGACAGCGGCTGTCCAACGGGCTAGCACGGCTGTCCAGCCCCGTGCTGCACCGCCTGCGGCTGCGGGAGGATGAGAACGCCGAGCCTGTG GGCACCACCTACCAGAAGACTGACGCAGCCGTGGAAATGAAACGGATTAACCGTGAGCAGTTCTGGGAGCAGGCCAAG AAAGAGGaagagctgaggaaggaggaggagcggAAGAAGGCCCTGGATGCCAGGCTCAGGTTTGAGCAGGAGCGGATGGAGCAGGAGCGACAGGAACAGGAGGAGCGTGAGCGGCGCTACCGAGAGAGGGAGCAGCAAATCGAGGAGCACAG gaggaagcagcaGACTCTAGAAGCAGAAGAGGCCAAGAGGCGGTTGAAGGAGCAGTCTATCTTT GGTGATCAACGGGATGAGGAGGAAGAGACCCAGATGAAGAAATCAGAAtcggaggtggag GAGGCAGCCGCCATCATTGCCCAGCGGCCTGACAACCCACGAGAGTTCTTTAAACAGCAAGAACGAGTTGCATCAGCCTCCGCCAGCAGCTGCGATGCACCTTCACCTTTCAACCACCGACCAG GCAGCCACCTGGACAGCCACCGGAGGATGgcacccacccccatccccacccgGAGCCCATCTGATTCCAGCACGGCCTCCACCCCTGTCACTGAGCAGATCGAGCGGGCCCTGGATGAGGTCACATCCTCACAGCctccaccactgccaccaccgcCCCCACCAGCTCAGG acacccaggagcccagCCCCAGCCTGGATAGTGAAGAGACCAGCAAGGAGGCCAGAGCAGCAGCAACCCCTCAGGCCTGGGCTGACCCCATGGAGGAGCCCCCTCAGGCACAGGAGCCTTCCCCAGGGCAAGGCAGCCCCATGGAGGACTTGATGGTCACGGAGTCTCCGGAGCCAGCTGTCCTGGCTTCCCCTGTGGAGCCTGGCCCTGCTGACACCACTGCAGCTGACACCTCAGTGGCTGATGCCCATGCAGCTGACACCATAGAAACCGACACTGCCACTGCTGACACCACTGTTGCCAACAGCATCACCCCTGCCACTGCCAGCCTCATTGACCTATGGCCTGGCAATGGGGAAGGGGCCTCAGCACCCCAGGCTGAGCCTAGAGCCCCCACACCACCCTCGGGTGCTGAGGTCACCCTGGCAGAGGTGCCTCTGATGGATGATGTGGCTCAGGAGCCACTGCCACCAGCAAGCGAAGGCTGTGCCAACCTTCTCAATTTTGATGAGCTGCCTGAGCCTCCAGCTACCTTCTGTGACCCAGAGGAGGAAGTAGAAGGGGAACCCCTGACTGTCCCCCAGGCCCCAACTCTGCCCTCAGCGCTGGAGGAGGTGGATCAGGTGCCACAGCAGGAGCAGGAGCTGGAGCCAGAACCCCACCTGCTGACTAATGGGGAGACCACCCAGAAGGAGGGGACCCAG GCCAGCGAAGGGTACTTCAGTCAATCACAGGAGGATGAGTTTGCCCAATCAGAAGAGCTGTGTGCAAAGGCTCCGCCTCCTGTGTTCTACAACAAGCCTCCAG AAATCGACATCACCTGCTGGGATGCAGACCCAGTACCGGAAGAGGAGGAGGGCTTCGAGGGTGGCGATTAG